One window of Blastocatellia bacterium genomic DNA carries:
- a CDS encoding pitrilysin family protein → MMPFVRAITACLALLLFAATGGAQTFDVKTQTLKNGMKILVQEDHSIPNATLYVFYRVGSRNERPGTTGLSHFFEHMMFNGAKKYGPGQFDRVMEAAGGSNNAYTNNDVTVYQDWFPSSQLELMFDLEADRIQNLAFDPKIIESERGVVANERRLSVDNDNFGTLSEQLQATAYTAHPYQWPVVGWMVDIENWKMEDLRHHFEMGYSPSNATMVVCGDVSADQVFALAKKYIEPIPSHAPPPPVTTQEPEQQGERRLVVKKFAQLPLLIVGYHVPQTASNEYYALQVLRTILFSGQSSRMYQRLVDKDQLAISITSDMEFAFDPTLVLVTAQPKAGVATEAVERAIYDEFDKARAQPVSDQEIAKAKNILLANFYREMKTINGRANTLGSYEVFFGDYRKLFNAVQEYNKVTADDVRRIAEKYFGDKNRTVATLVPEAEEKK, encoded by the coding sequence ATGATGCCTTTTGTTCGGGCGATCACCGCCTGCCTTGCTCTATTGCTCTTTGCCGCGACCGGCGGCGCGCAGACGTTCGACGTCAAGACGCAGACGCTCAAGAACGGCATGAAGATTCTTGTGCAGGAAGATCATTCGATCCCGAACGCGACGCTTTACGTCTTTTACCGCGTCGGCTCGCGCAACGAGCGCCCCGGCACGACCGGCCTGTCGCACTTCTTCGAGCATATGATGTTCAACGGCGCGAAGAAATACGGCCCGGGCCAGTTCGACCGCGTCATGGAGGCCGCCGGCGGCAGCAACAATGCCTATACCAACAATGACGTGACCGTCTATCAGGACTGGTTCCCAAGCTCGCAGCTTGAGCTGATGTTCGACCTCGAAGCCGACCGCATTCAGAATCTCGCCTTCGACCCGAAGATCATCGAGAGCGAGCGCGGCGTCGTCGCCAACGAGCGCCGGCTGTCGGTCGATAACGACAACTTCGGCACGCTCTCCGAGCAACTCCAGGCGACCGCCTACACGGCGCACCCGTACCAGTGGCCTGTGGTCGGCTGGATGGTTGACATCGAAAACTGGAAGATGGAAGACCTGCGCCATCACTTCGAGATGGGCTACTCGCCGTCGAATGCGACGATGGTCGTCTGCGGCGATGTCAGCGCCGATCAGGTCTTCGCGCTGGCAAAGAAATACATTGAGCCGATCCCGTCGCACGCGCCGCCGCCGCCGGTGACCACGCAAGAGCCCGAACAGCAGGGCGAGCGCCGTCTGGTCGTCAAGAAGTTCGCGCAGTTGCCGCTGCTGATAGTCGGCTATCACGTGCCGCAGACGGCGAGCAATGAGTATTACGCTTTGCAGGTCTTGCGAACGATTCTCTTTTCGGGGCAAAGCTCGCGGATGTACCAGCGGTTAGTGGATAAAGATCAACTGGCGATCAGCATCACTTCAGACATGGAGTTTGCTTTCGACCCGACGCTCGTGCTGGTCACGGCGCAGCCGAAGGCCGGCGTCGCCACCGAAGCGGTCGAGCGCGCCATCTATGACGAGTTTGACAAAGCGCGGGCGCAGCCGGTCAGCGATCAAGAGATCGCCAAAGCCAAGAACATCCTGCTGGCCAACTTCTACCGCGAGATGAAGACGATCAACGGGCGCGCCAACACGCTTGGCAGCTACGAAGTCTTCTTCGGCGATTATCGGAAACTTTTCAACGCCGTGCAGGAATATAACAAAGTGACCGCAGACGACGTGCGGCGCATCGCGGAAAAATACTTTGGCGACAAGAACCGCACCGTCGCGACGCTCGTGCCGGAAGCCGAAGAGAAGAAATAG
- a CDS encoding pitrilysin family protein gives MKRLLTLLFVIAIATSGSAPVRAADGALKLPPFKKVKLPNGLTLMLMEQHEVPIISFNFVIRAGAVADPAGKEGLAALTAGLLRKGTRSRSADQIAAELDFIGGTLNTSATYDDSNGAAEFVKKDINKGLDLLGDVLLNATFPQDEVVKLLKQRADAIKAAKDEPQAVIGNYFNAYLYGNHPYARPVGGDERTLAAITRDDVVKFYQTYYTAPNAILAVVGDFNTAEMQQALTDKFGSWSGKATAPASVPEPQPFAGKKLLLIDKPDATQTFYQIGNVGISRTNPDRVYIQVINTLFGGRFTSMLNSALRIQSGLTYGARSTFNQLRAAGPFAMYTYTPNATTEKAMDMTLDVLRRLHDKGITEEELKSAKSYMKGQFPPTIETSDQLAALLAQLEFYGLDESDVNNYYAKIDSMTMQDAQRVIKQYFPADNLVFVLIGKAGDIQSVVKKYATQFDTRSINQPGF, from the coding sequence ATGAAGCGATTGCTCACGCTTTTATTCGTCATTGCGATTGCCACGTCCGGCAGCGCGCCGGTGCGCGCCGCCGATGGCGCGCTCAAGCTGCCGCCTTTTAAGAAGGTCAAACTGCCGAACGGCCTGACCCTCATGTTGATGGAGCAGCACGAAGTGCCCATCATCAGCTTCAACTTTGTCATTCGCGCCGGGGCGGTTGCAGACCCGGCAGGCAAAGAGGGGCTGGCGGCGCTCACCGCCGGATTGCTGCGCAAAGGCACGCGCTCGCGCAGCGCCGACCAGATTGCCGCGGAGCTGGATTTCATCGGCGGCACGCTGAACACCTCGGCGACCTATGATGACTCGAACGGCGCGGCGGAGTTCGTCAAGAAAGACATCAATAAGGGGCTCGACCTGCTCGGCGACGTGCTGCTCAATGCGACCTTCCCGCAGGACGAAGTCGTCAAGCTGCTCAAGCAGCGCGCCGACGCCATCAAAGCCGCTAAGGATGAGCCGCAAGCGGTGATCGGCAATTACTTCAACGCCTACCTCTACGGCAATCACCCGTACGCGCGGCCCGTCGGCGGCGACGAGCGGACGCTGGCGGCGATCACCCGTGATGACGTGGTGAAGTTCTATCAAACCTACTACACCGCGCCTAACGCGATTCTCGCCGTCGTCGGCGATTTCAACACCGCGGAGATGCAGCAGGCACTCACGGACAAGTTCGGCTCGTGGAGCGGCAAGGCGACTGCCCCGGCGAGCGTGCCTGAGCCGCAGCCATTCGCCGGCAAGAAGCTGTTGCTGATTGACAAGCCCGACGCGACACAGACGTTTTATCAGATCGGCAACGTCGGCATCAGCCGCACCAACCCCGACCGCGTTTACATTCAGGTCATCAACACGCTGTTCGGCGGGCGCTTCACCTCGATGCTCAACAGCGCCCTGCGGATTCAGAGCGGCCTGACTTACGGGGCGCGCTCGACCTTCAACCAGTTGCGCGCCGCCGGGCCGTTTGCCATGTACACCTACACGCCGAACGCGACGACCGAAAAAGCGATGGACATGACGCTCGATGTCTTGCGGCGGCTGCACGACAAAGGCATCACCGAAGAAGAATTGAAATCGGCCAAGAGTTATATGAAAGGCCAGTTCCCGCCGACTATCGAAACCAGCGACCAGTTAGCGGCGCTGCTGGCGCAGTTGGAATTTTACGGGCTTGATGAAAGCGACGTGAATAACTATTACGCCAAGATCGATTCGATGACGATGCAGGACGCGCAGCGCGTCATCAAGCAATATTTTCCGGCGGATAATCTGGTCTTCGTGCTGATCGGTAAAGCTGGCGATATTCAGAGCGTGGTCAAGAAGTACGCCACGCAGTTCGATACGAGATCGATCAATCAGCCGGGATTTTGA